From Rhodovastum atsumiense, a single genomic window includes:
- a CDS encoding TonB-dependent receptor plug domain-containing protein, whose protein sequence is MCPACQKAKGTTRRLSRLLLVLAWGGGPAAALAESLDRTALEQLFGEPVTTSATGKPQRASDVPVAMDIITAEQIRRSGARDIPGVLARYTSLDIMRYGPDDYSVSARGYALPNTPRMLVLVDGRQVYLDDYGRTIWSAIPVQLAEIRQIEVVRGPNSALFGFNAVAGVINIVTWNPARDLVNSIVLRGGTGRYGELSAVGTAKLPADGGLRISTGLRRQNVFSDGYGPDEQRTAPRNAQLATTAEIGVAEGVRVGFDASYVRASADALVPSFFVRERTETWSLRGRGSAETDAGLIEMSAYHNGLSYRVSGTPAWQQGVTTIELSDTVKLGAAHTVRPFLQYRRNELRESEAFRVSNYSTGASVRVGYQVVSAGGMWNWAIADGVEWTAAVRYDHLWLNGTGYDGPQQPFPTRDYDHRAMGTLAWNAALVWKPTGVDTLRLSAARGIESPSLLEFGARVSGASGGQFGSPFAPTTVVDNYEAGYRRRLERLSTDLDLAGFIQANRALSSSFWGMPILMPPAVAMPVTVPYSLGTSKQAGVEIALTIHLGAFEIGTKYRGAFIGGDLASSMVDYVHASPRHIATAHLGWTRDRWEADLFARYASSSSGVRLLATGTTVVTVKDYVTAAARIACRITPKLTVALEAEDMLQARQAQSIGTFAERRVYLSLRADF, encoded by the coding sequence ATGTGCCCGGCTTGCCAGAAGGCCAAGGGGACAACCAGAAGGCTGTCGCGTCTGCTGCTGGTCCTGGCATGGGGCGGGGGGCCGGCGGCCGCTCTCGCCGAGAGCCTCGACCGCACCGCGCTGGAGCAGTTGTTCGGCGAGCCGGTCACCACCAGCGCCACCGGTAAGCCGCAGCGCGCCTCCGACGTGCCGGTGGCGATGGACATCATCACCGCCGAGCAGATCCGCCGGTCCGGTGCCCGCGATATCCCCGGCGTGCTGGCCCGCTATACCAGCCTCGACATCATGCGCTACGGGCCGGACGATTACTCCGTGAGCGCCCGCGGTTACGCGCTTCCCAACACGCCTCGCATGCTGGTGCTGGTGGATGGGCGGCAAGTTTATCTCGACGACTACGGCCGGACGATCTGGTCGGCGATCCCGGTGCAACTGGCCGAGATCCGCCAGATCGAGGTGGTGCGCGGCCCCAACAGTGCCCTGTTCGGCTTCAACGCCGTCGCCGGCGTGATCAACATCGTCACCTGGAATCCCGCGCGTGATCTGGTGAACAGCATCGTCCTGCGCGGCGGCACCGGCCGTTACGGCGAGCTGTCGGCGGTGGGCACCGCGAAGCTGCCGGCCGATGGCGGCCTGCGCATCTCCACCGGGCTGCGCCGGCAAAATGTCTTCTCCGACGGCTATGGCCCCGACGAGCAGCGGACGGCCCCGCGCAACGCCCAGCTCGCGACCACGGCGGAGATCGGCGTAGCTGAAGGCGTCCGGGTCGGGTTCGACGCCAGCTATGTGCGGGCCAGCGCCGACGCATTGGTGCCAAGTTTTTTCGTGCGCGAGCGCACCGAGACGTGGAGCCTGCGCGGTCGGGGCTCCGCCGAGACCGACGCCGGCCTGATCGAGATGTCAGCTTATCATAACGGCCTGAGCTATCGCGTGAGCGGTACGCCGGCGTGGCAGCAGGGCGTCACCACGATCGAGTTGAGCGACACCGTCAAGCTCGGCGCCGCACACACCGTGCGGCCGTTTCTCCAGTACAGGCGCAACGAGCTGCGGGAGAGTGAGGCGTTCAGGGTCAGCAACTACAGCACGGGCGCCTCGGTACGCGTCGGCTATCAGGTCGTTTCCGCCGGCGGCATGTGGAACTGGGCGATCGCCGATGGTGTGGAGTGGACGGCGGCGGTTCGTTATGATCACCTGTGGCTGAATGGCACCGGGTATGACGGGCCGCAGCAACCCTTCCCGACCCGCGACTACGACCACCGCGCCATGGGCACCCTCGCCTGGAACGCCGCTCTGGTCTGGAAACCGACCGGGGTGGACACGCTGCGCCTCTCGGCGGCCCGCGGCATTGAATCGCCGAGCCTGCTCGAGTTCGGTGCCCGCGTCAGCGGCGCATCGGGTGGCCAGTTCGGTTCGCCCTTTGCGCCCACCACGGTGGTGGACAATTACGAGGCCGGGTATCGGCGCCGTCTCGAACGCCTGTCGACCGACCTTGACCTCGCGGGCTTCATCCAGGCCAATCGCGCCCTGAGCAGTTCGTTCTGGGGCATGCCGATCCTGATGCCGCCTGCCGTTGCCATGCCGGTCACTGTTCCCTACAGCCTCGGCACATCAAAGCAGGCCGGTGTGGAGATAGCCCTCACCATCCATCTCGGCGCATTCGAGATCGGGACGAAATACCGCGGCGCCTTCATCGGCGGCGACCTCGCATCGAGCATGGTCGACTATGTCCATGCCTCGCCGCGGCACATCGCGACGGCCCATCTCGGCTGGACCCGCGATCGCTGGGAAGCAGACCTGTTCGCCCGCTACGCCAGTTCCTCGAGCGGCGTGCGCCTGCTCGCCACGGGCACGACGGTGGTCACCGTGAAGGACTACGTCACCGCGGCAGCCCGCATCGCCTGTCGCATCACGCCGAAGCTGACCGTGGCACTGGAAGCAGAGGACATGCTGCAGGCACGGCAGGCGCAGAGCATCGGAACGTTCGCGGAACGGAGGGTTTATCTCTCCCTGCGCGCTGATTTCTGA
- a CDS encoding YfiR/HmsC family protein: MGLMVALAGLAMPAQAETGARDLQLIARTMGFLARPPSGTVEIGIVHPAGSDPGRTEAERIAAIFGSGLVVGALTLHPRVMTIEDAARAPVPVLLLTNAALPQATSLATALAGKGVLTVSTDPASVDARQVVVAVRSQPRVEIFVSRAAALAAGLEFSSAFRMLIQER, translated from the coding sequence ATGGGCCTGATGGTTGCGCTTGCCGGCCTGGCCATGCCGGCACAGGCCGAGACCGGTGCCCGCGACCTGCAGTTGATTGCCCGCACGATGGGCTTCCTCGCCCGCCCGCCGAGCGGGACGGTCGAGATCGGGATCGTCCATCCTGCCGGCTCCGACCCCGGGCGAACGGAAGCCGAGCGCATCGCCGCCATCTTTGGCAGCGGGCTGGTGGTCGGTGCCCTCACGCTCCACCCGCGGGTGATGACGATCGAGGACGCGGCGCGCGCACCGGTGCCGGTGTTGCTGTTGACCAATGCCGCCTTGCCGCAGGCCACCTCGCTTGCCACTGCCCTGGCGGGGAAGGGCGTGCTCACTGTCAGCACCGACCCGGCCAGCGTGGATGCGCGTCAGGTCGTGGTCGCCGTCCGCAGCCAGCCCCGTGTCGAGATCTTCGTCAGCCGCGCCGCCGCCCTGGCCGCCGGCCTGGAGTTCTCTTCCGCCTTTCGAATGCTGATCCAGGAACGTTGA
- a CDS encoding putative bifunctional diguanylate cyclase/phosphodiesterase: MASFRFVHHRSLFAKCAALLRSLAGSTRQIADRSVTLTVTILAALAATAFALAPPVSSYFANLSRLQGALETSARLHAAEVTILARQTPSFWEFDGLRVSAATPEGQSLTPPERRRVFDPSGRLVLESVPPEDLAWPVLSQRAPVMDGESRLGEAEASRSFRAPLITTALIGLGSALAGALLFIVLRVIPLRLLHQALERASYLSAHDVLTGLPNRSLFSDRLEQALAMARREGGHIAVLCLDLDRFKEVNDTLGHAAGDQLLRTVAARLRACLRESDTLARLGGDEFAVIQPRPVRSEDAQTVASRLVKALEEPIILNGQQASVGVSIGIAFGNGDSDAGQMLKDADVALYQAKDAGRGGFCFFAPEMNARLFERRAMELDLRAALGNGSLFLNYQPQVDVRTGQVIGAEALLRWNRPEHGLVPPDRFIGLAEEIGLIGQIGAWVLQEACRVAATWPDPIGIAVNVSPVQFRLPGFHETVRTALEASGLAPSRLEVEITEGVLLKDTDDTLAELSRIRELGVHIAMDDFGTGYSSLGYLQKFRFDKIKIDRSFVKRLDEDPNAIAIVRAVVGLSEALGVTTNAEGVETVAQADLLRSEGCAEVQGYLYGRPMSPEAFTQLLQAGRSAA, from the coding sequence GTGGCATCCTTCCGCTTCGTGCATCACCGCAGCCTTTTTGCGAAATGCGCTGCGCTCCTGCGTTCCCTTGCCGGATCGACGCGGCAGATCGCCGATCGCTCCGTGACGCTCACCGTCACCATCCTGGCTGCCCTGGCCGCCACGGCCTTTGCCCTGGCACCCCCTGTCTCATCCTATTTCGCAAATCTCTCGCGCCTGCAGGGCGCCCTCGAGACCAGCGCCAGGCTGCATGCGGCGGAAGTGACGATCCTGGCCCGCCAGACCCCCTCCTTCTGGGAATTCGACGGGCTGCGGGTGTCCGCGGCCACGCCGGAAGGCCAGTCGCTCACCCCTCCCGAACGCCGCCGGGTCTTCGATCCCTCGGGCCGCCTTGTGCTTGAATCAGTGCCCCCGGAGGATCTCGCCTGGCCGGTGCTGTCGCAACGCGCCCCGGTCATGGACGGCGAGAGCCGGCTGGGCGAGGCCGAGGCATCGCGCTCGTTTCGCGCGCCGTTGATCACGACAGCCCTGATCGGGCTCGGCTCCGCGCTGGCCGGGGCGCTGCTGTTCATCGTGCTGCGCGTCATCCCGCTGCGCCTGCTGCACCAGGCGCTGGAACGCGCAAGCTATCTGTCGGCGCACGACGTGCTGACCGGCCTGCCCAACCGCAGCCTGTTCAGCGACCGGCTGGAGCAGGCCCTGGCCATGGCCCGGCGCGAAGGCGGGCACATCGCCGTGCTCTGCCTCGACCTCGACCGCTTCAAGGAGGTGAACGACACCCTCGGCCACGCCGCCGGCGACCAGTTGCTGCGCACCGTGGCGGCGCGGCTGCGCGCCTGCCTGCGCGAGAGCGACACGCTGGCCCGCCTGGGCGGCGACGAATTCGCGGTGATCCAGCCACGCCCGGTCCGTTCGGAAGATGCCCAGACCGTGGCCAGCCGCCTGGTGAAGGCGCTGGAGGAACCGATCATCCTGAACGGCCAGCAGGCGAGCGTGGGCGTGAGCATCGGCATCGCCTTCGGCAATGGCGACAGCGACGCCGGGCAGATGCTGAAGGATGCGGACGTCGCCTTGTACCAGGCCAAGGATGCCGGCCGGGGCGGCTTCTGCTTCTTCGCCCCCGAGATGAACGCACGCCTGTTCGAGCGCCGCGCCATGGAGCTCGACCTGCGGGCGGCACTCGGCAATGGCAGCCTGTTCCTGAACTACCAGCCCCAGGTGGACGTGCGCACCGGCCAGGTGATCGGGGCCGAGGCGCTGCTGCGCTGGAACCGTCCGGAGCACGGGCTGGTCCCGCCCGACCGCTTCATCGGCCTGGCCGAGGAAATCGGCCTGATCGGCCAGATCGGCGCCTGGGTGCTGCAGGAAGCCTGCCGCGTCGCCGCCACCTGGCCGGACCCGATCGGCATCGCCGTCAACGTCTCGCCGGTACAGTTCCGCCTGCCCGGCTTCCACGAAACCGTACGGACCGCGCTGGAGGCATCCGGCCTCGCGCCCTCACGGCTGGAAGTGGAAATCACTGAAGGCGTGCTGCTGAAGGACACCGACGACACGCTCGCCGAACTGAGCCGCATCCGCGAGCTCGGCGTGCACATTGCCATGGATGATTTCGGCACCGGCTATTCCAGCCTGGGCTACCTGCAGAAATTCCGCTTCGACAAGATCAAGATCGACCGCAGCTTCGTGAAGCGCCTCGACGAGGACCCCAACGCGATCGCCATCGTACGTGCCGTGGTCGGGCTCAGCGAGGCGCTCGGCGTGACCACCAATGCCGAGGGCGTGGAGACCGTGGCGCAGGCGGACCTGCTGCGCAGCGAAGGCTGCGCAGAGGTGCAGGGCTATCTGTACGGCCGGCCAATGTCGCCCGAGGCGTTCACGCAGTTGCTGCAGGCCGGCCGCTCCGCGGCCTGA
- the coaBC gene encoding bifunctional phosphopantothenoylcysteine decarboxylase/phosphopantothenate--cysteine ligase CoaBC, with the protein MPAGRRILLIVTGGIAAFKIPELIRLLRREDHAVRCVLTAGGAQFVTPLTLQALSEDRVYTDLFSLTDESEMGHIQLSRSADLVVVAPATADILARMAAGIANDLATTLLLATDKPVLVAPAMNVRMWLHAATVANMATLRARGVHVVGPDEGVMACNEVGPGRMSEPPAILQAIDALLAPRPAPVVAPEQGAAPSLAGRHVLVTSGPTHEPIDPVRYIANRSSGRQGHAIAAALAGLGARVTLVSGPVALPDPAGVTVRHVETAQQMLAACQTALPADAAVFAAAVADWRVAHEAALKLKKKPGGTPPELALVPNPDILAAIAAPGPQRPRLVIGFAAETHEILMHAEGKRQRKNADWIVANDVRPESGIMGGTENQVQLVTAAGVEAWPRLDKDAVAQRLAARIATALAAQATGAGD; encoded by the coding sequence ATGCCGGCGGGGCGGCGGATCCTGCTGATCGTCACCGGCGGCATTGCCGCCTTCAAGATCCCTGAGCTGATCCGCCTGCTCCGTCGCGAGGACCATGCCGTCCGTTGCGTGCTGACCGCGGGCGGCGCGCAGTTCGTCACCCCGCTCACGCTGCAGGCGCTGAGCGAGGATCGTGTGTACACCGACCTTTTCTCGCTGACCGACGAGAGCGAGATGGGCCATATCCAGCTTTCGCGCAGTGCCGACCTGGTGGTGGTGGCGCCGGCGACCGCGGACATCCTGGCGCGCATGGCAGCCGGAATTGCCAATGATCTCGCGACCACGCTGCTGCTGGCCACCGACAAGCCGGTGCTGGTGGCACCGGCGATGAATGTGCGGATGTGGCTGCATGCGGCGACCGTCGCCAACATGGCGACGCTGCGGGCGCGCGGCGTGCACGTGGTGGGGCCGGACGAAGGCGTGATGGCCTGCAACGAGGTCGGGCCGGGGCGGATGAGCGAGCCGCCGGCGATCCTGCAGGCCATCGATGCCCTGCTGGCCCCCCGGCCGGCCCCGGTGGTGGCGCCGGAGCAGGGGGCCGCGCCATCGCTCGCGGGGCGGCATGTGCTGGTGACCAGCGGGCCGACGCACGAGCCGATCGACCCGGTACGCTACATCGCCAATCGCAGCAGCGGCCGGCAGGGGCACGCCATCGCCGCGGCACTGGCCGGGCTTGGCGCGCGCGTGACGCTGGTCAGCGGGCCGGTGGCCCTGCCGGATCCCGCCGGGGTGACGGTGCGGCATGTGGAGACGGCGCAGCAGATGCTGGCGGCCTGCCAGACCGCGCTGCCGGCCGATGCCGCTGTCTTCGCCGCCGCCGTCGCCGACTGGCGCGTCGCGCACGAGGCGGCCTTGAAGCTGAAGAAGAAGCCCGGCGGGACGCCGCCGGAGCTGGCGCTGGTGCCCAATCCCGACATCCTCGCCGCGATCGCGGCGCCGGGACCGCAACGGCCGCGCCTGGTGATCGGTTTCGCCGCCGAGACGCACGAGATCCTGATGCATGCCGAAGGCAAGCGGCAGCGCAAGAACGCCGACTGGATCGTCGCCAACGATGTCCGGCCGGAAAGCGGCATCATGGGCGGGACGGAAAACCAGGTGCAGCTGGTGACGGCGGCGGGGGTCGAGGCCTGGCCGCGGCTGGACAAGGACGCGGTGGCGCAACGGCTCGCCGCCCGCATCGCCACGGCATTGGCCGCCCAGGCAACAGGGGCGGGCGACTGA
- a CDS encoding class I SAM-dependent methyltransferase, with the protein MTDNPTPSGASTIDFGYRQVPYSEKRTLVREVFDSVATRYDLMNDLMSLGIHRIWKRIFIGALDPRPGRTLLDLAGGTGDITFGWLGRGGGPAILSDINASMLSVGRDRALGRGFARDLSFLVADAERLPLPDGCVDTVSMAFGLRNCTDKPAVLREARRVLRPGGRFLVLEFSRVQVAALSPVYDLWSFQVLPRLGRYVARDEDSYQYLAESIRMMPDQETLAGMMREAGLSRVKVQNLSGGIAAIHTGWRL; encoded by the coding sequence ATGACCGACAACCCAACGCCTTCGGGCGCCAGCACCATCGATTTCGGCTACCGGCAGGTGCCGTATTCCGAAAAGCGGACCCTCGTTCGCGAGGTGTTCGACAGCGTGGCGACCCGCTACGACCTGATGAACGACCTGATGTCGCTGGGCATCCACCGCATCTGGAAGCGCATCTTCATCGGTGCCCTCGACCCGCGGCCCGGGCGGACCCTGCTCGACCTGGCCGGCGGCACCGGCGACATCACCTTTGGCTGGCTCGGCCGCGGCGGTGGGCCGGCGATCCTGTCCGACATCAACGCCTCGATGCTCTCGGTCGGGCGCGACCGTGCGCTCGGGCGCGGCTTCGCCAGGGACCTGTCCTTCCTGGTGGCCGATGCCGAGCGCCTGCCGCTGCCGGATGGCTGCGTCGACACGGTGTCCATGGCGTTCGGGCTGCGCAACTGCACCGACAAGCCGGCGGTGCTGCGGGAAGCCCGGCGCGTGCTGCGGCCGGGCGGGCGGTTCCTGGTGCTGGAGTTCAGCCGGGTGCAGGTGGCGGCGCTGTCGCCGGTGTATGACCTGTGGTCGTTCCAGGTGTTGCCGCGGCTGGGTCGCTACGTCGCCCGCGACGAGGACAGCTACCAGTATCTTGCCGAGAGCATCCGCATGATGCCGGACCAGGAGACGCTGGCGGGGATGATGCGCGAAGCCGGGCTGTCGCGGGTCAAGGTGCAGAATCTCTCGGGCGGGATCGCGGCGATCCACACCGGCTGGCGGCTGTGA
- the mutM gene encoding bifunctional DNA-formamidopyrimidine glycosylase/DNA-(apurinic or apyrimidinic site) lyase, with protein sequence MPELPEVETVMRGLAARLEGRTIRLARIHRPDLRWPFPAGLAARLTGAHVLGFRRRGKYILMRLAGGESVLIHLGMSGRMVITPCGANTVPAHEHLTLETEEGWRIGFVDPRRFGCVDLLATAAEDAHRLLAGLGPEPLEAAFTPAVLEAALAGRITPIKAALLDQRTVAGLGNIYVCEALFRAGLSPRRLAHTVAGAAVRRLVPAIQATLTEAIAAGGSSLRDYVQPSGELGYFQHAWKVYGREGEACEQCPGPPGCTGIARIVQSGRSTFYCRRMQR encoded by the coding sequence ATGCCGGAACTCCCCGAAGTCGAAACAGTGATGCGAGGTCTGGCCGCCCGGCTGGAAGGGCGGACCATCCGGCTTGCCCGCATCCACCGCCCCGACCTGCGCTGGCCCTTCCCCGCCGGCCTCGCCGCGCGCCTCACCGGCGCGCACGTCCTGGGTTTCCGCCGGCGGGGCAAGTACATCCTGATGCGCCTGGCGGGCGGGGAGTCGGTGCTGATCCATCTCGGCATGTCCGGGCGCATGGTGATCACGCCTTGCGGCGCCAACACCGTGCCGGCGCATGAGCACCTGACGCTCGAGACCGAGGAAGGTTGGCGCATCGGCTTCGTCGATCCCCGCCGCTTCGGCTGCGTCGACCTGCTGGCCACCGCCGCGGAAGACGCGCACCGGCTGCTCGCCGGGCTCGGCCCCGAGCCGCTGGAGGCGGCATTCACCCCGGCGGTGCTGGAAGCGGCCCTGGCCGGACGCATCACCCCGATCAAGGCGGCGCTGCTCGACCAGCGTACGGTGGCAGGCCTGGGCAATATCTATGTGTGCGAGGCGCTGTTCCGGGCCGGACTCAGCCCCCGCCGACTCGCCCATACCGTCGCCGGGGCCGCCGTGCGGCGGCTGGTGCCGGCGATCCAGGCCACGCTGACCGAGGCAATCGCCGCCGGCGGATCATCCCTGCGCGACTACGTTCAGCCCTCCGGGGAACTGGGCTACTTTCAGCACGCCTGGAAAGTGTACGGCCGGGAAGGCGAGGCCTGTGAACAGTGCCCGGGCCCGCCCGGCTGCACCGGCATCGCCCGCATCGTCCAGTCCGGGCGCAGCACCTTCTATTGCCGCCGCATGCAACGCTAG
- a CDS encoding enoyl-CoA hydratase: MAEMIQVETQGRVGLIRLYRPQALNALCDQLMEELGSQLAAFDADPAIGAIVLTGSEKAFAAGADIKEMQPRTYPLEDFIGKRWESILRIRKPVIAAVAGFALGGGCELAMMCDTIFAADTAKFGQPEINLGVIPGAGGTQRLTRAVGKAKAMDLVLTARMMDAAEAERAGLVSRIFPADQLLAETLKVAERIAALSPVAVGFAKDCVNRAFETTLTEGVRYERALFLSLFGTPHQREGMAAFVEKRKPDFSA, from the coding sequence ATGGCCGAGATGATCCAGGTGGAAACGCAGGGACGCGTCGGATTGATCCGTCTCTATCGTCCCCAGGCACTGAATGCGTTGTGCGACCAGCTCATGGAAGAGCTGGGCAGCCAGCTCGCCGCCTTCGATGCCGATCCCGCGATCGGCGCGATCGTGCTGACGGGCTCGGAAAAGGCCTTCGCCGCCGGGGCTGACATCAAGGAGATGCAGCCCCGCACCTACCCGCTGGAAGACTTCATCGGCAAGCGCTGGGAGAGCATCCTGCGCATCCGCAAGCCGGTGATCGCCGCGGTCGCCGGCTTCGCGCTGGGCGGCGGCTGTGAACTCGCCATGATGTGCGACACCATCTTCGCGGCCGATACCGCGAAGTTCGGCCAGCCCGAGATCAATCTCGGCGTCATCCCCGGGGCGGGCGGCACGCAGCGCCTGACCCGCGCGGTCGGCAAGGCCAAGGCGATGGACCTGGTGCTGACCGCCCGCATGATGGACGCGGCCGAGGCCGAGCGCGCCGGCCTGGTCAGCCGCATCTTCCCCGCCGACCAGCTGCTTGCCGAGACGCTGAAGGTCGCCGAGCGCATCGCCGCGCTCTCGCCCGTCGCCGTCGGCTTCGCCAAGGATTGCGTCAACCGCGCCTTCGAGACCACCCTGACCGAGGGCGTGCGCTACGAACGTGCGCTGTTCCTGTCGCTGTTCGGCACCCCGCACCAGCGCGAGGGCATGGCCGCCTTCGTGGAGAAGCGCAAGCCCGACTTTTCGGCCTGA
- the rpsT gene encoding 30S ribosomal protein S20 codes for MANTASARKRIRQTERRTARNQARKSRMRTFVKKVEAAIASGDKTAAAEALRVAQPELQRAATKGVVHDNTVARKISRLSARIKALPVA; via the coding sequence ATGGCCAATACCGCGTCCGCGCGCAAGCGCATCCGCCAGACCGAGCGCCGCACGGCGCGCAACCAGGCGCGCAAGTCACGCATGCGCACCTTCGTGAAGAAGGTCGAGGCGGCGATCGCCAGCGGCGACAAGACGGCGGCGGCCGAGGCCCTGCGCGTCGCGCAGCCCGAGCTGCAGCGCGCCGCCACCAAGGGCGTGGTCCACGACAACACCGTGGCACGCAAGATCTCGCGCCTGTCCGCCCGCATCAAGGCGCTGCCGGTCGCCTGA
- the dnaA gene encoding chromosomal replication initiator protein DnaA, producing MTDQRSLEEAQLAAQWNRVRSRLQSEVGEVEYRTWLRQMTLGGLDGDEITVRLPTRFLRDWVRTHYGDRLNALWQSENRRVRRVDIRVGGNAGDDGLAEPLVVGEPIGEPIAEPIPSGLAASGQPQAAHADPRAELAAALDPRFTFDSFVVGKPNEFAYACARRVAEKPASVGFNPLFLYGGVGLGKTHLMHAIAWELTGDGPRGSVPVSVAYMSAEKFMYRFIAAIRNQSTMEFKEQLRSVDVLMIDDLQFLIGKDATQEEFFHTFNALVDAGKQIVVSADKSPSDLSGLEERVRTRLGCGMVADLHATTFELRVSILEAKAARAGVPVPPKVLEFLAHKITSNVRELEGALNRLIAHANLFGRTITLESTQEVLHDILKAHDRRVTIEEIQRKVAEHWNIRLTDMSSARRARNVARPRQVAMYLAKQLTSRSLPEIGRKFGNRDHTTVMHAVQRVAELMERDASFAEDVELLRRMLES from the coding sequence ATGACCGACCAGCGCTCCCTGGAGGAAGCGCAACTGGCGGCCCAGTGGAACCGTGTGCGCAGCCGGCTGCAAAGCGAGGTCGGCGAAGTCGAATACCGTACCTGGCTGCGCCAGATGACGCTTGGCGGCCTTGATGGCGACGAGATCACCGTTCGTCTGCCCACCCGTTTCCTGCGCGACTGGGTCCGCACCCATTACGGCGATCGCCTCAACGCGCTCTGGCAAAGCGAAAACCGCCGGGTCCGGCGGGTGGATATCCGCGTCGGCGGCAATGCCGGCGATGACGGCCTCGCCGAGCCGCTCGTCGTGGGCGAGCCGATCGGCGAACCCATTGCCGAACCGATCCCATCCGGCCTCGCCGCCAGTGGCCAGCCGCAGGCGGCCCATGCCGACCCGCGCGCCGAACTGGCCGCGGCGCTCGATCCGCGCTTCACCTTCGACAGCTTCGTCGTCGGCAAGCCCAACGAATTCGCCTATGCCTGCGCCCGGCGCGTCGCCGAGAAACCGGCCAGCGTCGGCTTCAATCCGCTGTTCCTGTACGGCGGGGTCGGCCTGGGCAAGACCCACCTGATGCATGCCATCGCCTGGGAACTCACCGGCGACGGCCCGCGCGGCAGCGTGCCGGTCTCGGTCGCCTACATGTCGGCCGAGAAGTTCATGTACCGCTTCATTGCCGCCATCCGCAATCAATCGACCATGGAGTTCAAGGAACAACTTCGCAGCGTCGACGTGCTGATGATCGACGACCTGCAGTTCCTGATCGGCAAGGACGCCACCCAGGAAGAATTCTTCCACACCTTCAACGCCCTGGTGGACGCCGGCAAACAGATCGTGGTGTCGGCCGACAAGTCGCCCTCCGACCTCTCCGGGCTCGAGGAGCGCGTCCGCACCCGCCTTGGCTGTGGCATGGTCGCCGACCTGCACGCCACCACCTTCGAGCTGCGCGTCTCCATCCTGGAGGCCAAGGCCGCCCGCGCCGGCGTGCCCGTGCCACCCAAGGTGCTTGAATTCCTCGCCCACAAGATCACCAGCAACGTCCGCGAGCTGGAAGGCGCGCTGAACCGCCTGATCGCGCACGCCAACCTGTTCGGCCGCACCATCACCCTGGAATCCACCCAGGAGGTGCTGCACGACATCCTCAAGGCGCATGACCGCCGCGTCACCATCGAGGAAATCCAGCGCAAGGTCGCCGAGCACTGGAACATCCGCCTGACCGACATGTCCTCGGCCCGGCGCGCCCGCAACGTCGCCCGCCCGCGCCAGGTGGCCATGTACCTGGCCAAGCAGCTTACCAGCCGCTCCCTGCCCGAGATCGGCCGCAAGTTCGGCAACCGCGATCACACCACCGTCATGCACGCCGTCCAGCGCGTCGCCGAGCTGATGGAACGCGACGCCAGCTTCGCCGAGGATGTCGAACTGCTGCGCCGGATGCTGGAATCATAG